From a region of the Halobacteriovorax sp. HLS genome:
- a CDS encoding proline iminopeptidase-family hydrolase, protein MAKIKHKFGTTYYEKKGRKNKTPIVCLHGGPGGTSKNLRPMLELSDERQVYIYDQIGGGKSSEIEQKLWKIETFVEELDILIKEWGLDEFYLMGGSWGTTLALEYYLRKKNNKIKGLIFQSPMFSAKDWQRDANDLIAKLPKKTKKVISFCHQIGATDSKVYKEAMMEYYSRHVFRNKKKLLERSAKNTNEHGEKVYMHMWGPSEFMATGTLKKYTRVKDLGKISIPTLFICGFYDEARPSTAKKYVAKIKDARLSVIKGASHAILSERPKEMLKVVKKFLD, encoded by the coding sequence ATGGCAAAGATTAAGCATAAATTTGGAACAACTTACTATGAAAAAAAAGGCAGAAAGAATAAGACTCCTATCGTGTGTCTGCATGGAGGGCCAGGGGGAACATCTAAAAACTTGAGGCCTATGCTTGAACTCTCTGATGAGCGTCAGGTTTATATCTATGACCAAATCGGCGGTGGAAAGAGTAGTGAAATTGAGCAAAAACTTTGGAAGATTGAAACATTTGTCGAAGAACTAGATATACTAATTAAAGAGTGGGGCTTAGATGAGTTCTATTTAATGGGTGGATCATGGGGAACGACACTCGCTCTTGAGTATTACCTTAGAAAGAAGAATAATAAAATTAAAGGGCTTATTTTTCAATCACCAATGTTTAGTGCAAAAGATTGGCAAAGGGACGCCAATGATCTAATTGCTAAACTTCCAAAGAAAACGAAGAAAGTTATAAGTTTTTGTCATCAAATAGGGGCGACTGATTCTAAGGTTTATAAAGAAGCGATGATGGAGTACTACTCTCGTCATGTATTTAGAAATAAAAAGAAGTTATTAGAAAGGTCTGCTAAGAATACTAATGAACATGGTGAAAAAGTTTATATGCACATGTGGGGACCAAGTGAATTTATGGCAACTGGAACTCTTAAAAAATATACAAGAGTTAAAGATTTAGGAAAAATTTCTATTCCAACTTTATTTATTTGTGGATTTTATGACGAGGCCAGACCAAGTACGGCGAAGAAGTATGTTGCAAAAATTAAAGATGCTAGATTGTCGGTAATTAAAGGAGCTTCACATGCGATACTTTCCGAAAGGCCAAAAGAGATGCTAAAAGTCGTAAAGAAATTCTTAGATTAG
- a CDS encoding translation initiation factor, with protein sequence MKEDEYELVYISDGSGKNKLDKTKKSKEKKNVEIIPSETTLKMRIEKKGRGGKAVTVFYEFPDNPPYFKRLMKELKNLCATGGSYKDTTFEIQGDQREKLRSYLEQKGFQVKG encoded by the coding sequence ATGAAAGAAGATGAATATGAACTTGTCTATATAAGTGATGGTTCGGGCAAGAATAAGTTGGATAAAACTAAAAAAAGTAAAGAAAAGAAGAACGTAGAGATTATTCCTTCTGAGACGACCTTGAAAATGAGAATAGAAAAGAAGGGACGTGGCGGAAAAGCTGTCACCGTTTTTTACGAATTTCCAGACAATCCTCCATACTTTAAAAGATTGATGAAAGAGCTCAAAAATCTCTGTGCAACAGGTGGCTCATATAAGGACACAACTTTTGAGATTCAAGGAGATCAAAGAGAGAAACTCAGATCTTATCTTGAGCAGAAAGGTTTCCAAGTAAAGGGCTAA
- a CDS encoding outer membrane protein assembly factor, which produces MLILFKVILICNYSLSAYEIESILFLNDQNQIVEHKDFEKLTKLRAGHILDTTILLEDINALKKSFPKYSDIIATVNPGQNEYSIALNFEFQLKRKVQRVRVKLDGVEDDIDLDLRSELQTQRGTILKGTSIDYDKDLIRKRYTQRGYLDLEITHDIEANIYNHDVIVHYYVKSHEGRTLISDITFSGNHSIKDSKLKKKIKSKESGFFSKYILEEKKVIQDVRELLTYYRNNGFLEAEISYEIKNDEDSYKSINFSIIENTQSIIKKVEFVGTEIFKENEIEKVLSIKEGSPYSEKNLRIGLQKVREFYGKSGHIMVDIISDYNPESETLTILLSEGEAYSIDDILVTGMNKMKEETILLDVTLVQNELVNIQDINESLSKMRQTGYYDDVKIDFSPTHSNSGNIIIQVQEASTQMIEFGVGYSSLGLGGDIGYRNSNLFNAGKAISFKASKAQELLKLGMVYSDPHLLGTDYEMDISANVETGKRSNYEKDSLSLSAMVSKQITKNIKLGIGTRVEFLNIAEVSDQLANEVYDATGNRRTIGMMSTFVYKEEQYDSTGEAISGKRMKLALLPSYSEEGVYNKVVSEFITQKSFASNSNGSHHIISSRVTLGYSSENTPYYEKFYAGGTGSLRGYKNNSISSDGSAAGGNYSLSANVNYSFPIWKDFLKGVAFVEAASVSNELSELDDVRVVAGLGVRANLRNTFLRNNIEAGFALPVNAKSRDEDILRPFYFMLGSYDPAYDL; this is translated from the coding sequence GTGCTTATACTTTTTAAAGTAATCCTAATTTGTAACTACTCGCTGAGTGCTTATGAAATAGAATCTATTCTCTTTTTAAATGATCAAAACCAAATTGTGGAACATAAGGACTTTGAAAAGCTAACTAAGCTTCGCGCTGGACATATTTTAGACACAACAATTCTACTAGAAGATATTAATGCTCTAAAGAAAAGTTTTCCAAAGTATTCAGATATTATTGCAACAGTTAACCCTGGTCAAAATGAGTATAGCATAGCCTTAAACTTTGAGTTTCAACTTAAAAGGAAAGTCCAAAGGGTAAGAGTAAAATTAGATGGTGTAGAAGACGATATAGACCTAGACCTTCGCTCTGAGCTTCAAACCCAAAGAGGAACAATCTTAAAAGGAACCTCCATAGATTATGATAAGGACCTTATAAGAAAGAGATACACTCAAAGAGGCTATCTTGACTTAGAAATTACCCATGACATTGAAGCTAATATTTACAACCATGATGTGATTGTTCACTATTATGTTAAGTCTCACGAAGGAAGAACACTGATCTCAGATATTACTTTCAGTGGTAACCACTCTATTAAAGATTCAAAACTTAAAAAGAAAATAAAATCTAAAGAAAGCGGCTTCTTTTCAAAGTATATTCTCGAAGAAAAAAAAGTGATTCAAGATGTTAGGGAGCTACTAACCTATTATAGAAATAACGGATTTCTGGAAGCAGAAATCTCTTATGAGATTAAGAATGATGAAGATAGCTACAAATCTATCAACTTTTCTATTATCGAAAACACTCAATCAATAATAAAAAAAGTAGAATTTGTCGGCACAGAAATATTTAAAGAAAACGAAATCGAGAAAGTCTTAAGTATCAAAGAAGGATCGCCCTATAGTGAAAAGAATCTTAGAATAGGACTCCAAAAAGTAAGAGAGTTCTATGGCAAGTCAGGCCACATAATGGTTGATATAATTTCTGACTATAATCCTGAATCTGAAACCTTAACTATTTTATTATCTGAAGGTGAAGCCTACTCTATAGATGATATTTTAGTAACAGGTATGAACAAAATGAAAGAAGAGACGATTCTGCTTGATGTTACACTGGTGCAGAATGAACTTGTAAATATTCAAGATATAAATGAATCCTTAAGTAAAATGCGTCAAACTGGATACTACGATGATGTAAAAATAGACTTTTCTCCAACTCACTCCAATAGCGGAAATATTATCATTCAAGTTCAAGAAGCTTCAACACAAATGATCGAATTTGGAGTTGGTTACTCTTCTTTAGGTCTTGGTGGTGACATTGGCTATCGAAATTCAAATCTATTTAATGCTGGAAAAGCAATTTCTTTCAAGGCCTCAAAGGCCCAAGAACTACTTAAGCTAGGTATGGTTTATTCAGACCCCCATCTCTTAGGAACAGATTATGAAATGGATATTAGTGCAAATGTTGAAACAGGAAAGCGATCTAATTACGAAAAAGATAGTCTCTCCTTAAGCGCAATGGTTTCTAAACAGATTACAAAAAATATTAAGCTTGGCATTGGAACAAGAGTAGAGTTTTTAAATATTGCAGAAGTTTCCGATCAGCTTGCCAATGAAGTATACGATGCGACTGGAAATAGAAGAACAATAGGAATGATGAGCACTTTTGTTTACAAAGAAGAACAATATGATTCCACAGGGGAAGCAATTTCAGGAAAGCGAATGAAACTTGCCCTATTACCAAGCTACTCTGAAGAGGGTGTTTACAATAAGGTTGTATCAGAGTTTATTACTCAAAAAAGTTTTGCTAGTAACTCTAATGGATCACATCATATTATTAGTTCAAGAGTAACACTTGGTTACTCCAGCGAGAATACACCTTACTATGAAAAATTCTATGCCGGGGGAACCGGATCTCTTAGAGGTTATAAGAACAATTCAATTTCATCTGATGGAAGTGCTGCAGGCGGAAACTACAGCCTCAGTGCAAATGTAAATTACTCTTTTCCGATCTGGAAGGACTTTTTAAAGGGAGTCGCTTTTGTTGAAGCTGCCAGTGTCTCAAATGAACTAAGCGAACTAGATGACGTAAGAGTTGTAGCTGGTCTTGGAGTTAGGGCCAACTTGAGAAATACCTTCTTAAGAAATAATATTGAGGCAGGTTTCGCTCTTCCAGTTAACGCGAAATCCCGAGATGAAGATATTTTAAGACCATTCTACTTCATGCTTGGGAGTTATGACCCAGCGTATGATCTTTAA
- a CDS encoding exodeoxyribonuclease III: MQIYSWNVAGIRACEKKGLYDWYLKARGDILCFQETKAMVEQLSDQLVNPKNHDAQYVSAKKKGYSGVATWVKKGINHKHTIGLGIEEFDDEARTLITEFDDFILFNCYFPNGQRDHARVPYKLNYSRAIAKRALELKKKKKKPVIITGDYNTAHHPIDLANPKTNKKSTGFLEIEREWMDEFQEQGFTDIFRHFTPQENGHYTWWTYRGDCRERNIGWRIDYFWTTDDLVKKIKSCKHHTDVLGSDHCPISLKL; the protein is encoded by the coding sequence ATGCAGATTTATTCATGGAACGTTGCTGGAATCAGGGCCTGCGAGAAAAAAGGCCTATATGATTGGTACCTTAAAGCACGTGGTGATATTCTCTGTTTTCAAGAAACAAAGGCAATGGTTGAGCAGTTAAGTGATCAGCTCGTTAATCCTAAAAATCATGATGCTCAATATGTTTCTGCAAAGAAAAAAGGTTACTCAGGTGTAGCAACTTGGGTAAAAAAAGGAATTAACCATAAGCATACTATTGGTCTAGGAATTGAAGAGTTTGATGATGAAGCTAGAACTCTCATTACTGAGTTTGATGATTTTATTCTCTTTAATTGCTACTTTCCAAATGGACAAAGAGATCATGCAAGAGTTCCTTATAAGCTCAACTACTCTAGGGCCATTGCAAAGAGGGCCTTAGAATTAAAAAAGAAAAAGAAGAAGCCTGTGATTATCACAGGAGACTATAATACTGCTCACCATCCAATAGACCTGGCCAATCCTAAAACGAATAAGAAATCAACAGGCTTCTTAGAAATTGAAAGAGAGTGGATGGATGAGTTTCAAGAACAAGGCTTCACTGATATTTTCCGACACTTTACTCCACAAGAAAACGGTCACTATACATGGTGGACCTATCGAGGAGACTGTAGAGAAAGAAATATTGGATGGAGAATAGACTACTTTTGGACAACAGATGATCTTGTTAAAAAGATTAAGTCCTGCAAACATCATACTGATGTGCTAGGAAGTGATCACTGCCCTATTTCTTTAAAGCTCTAG
- a CDS encoding ABC-F family ATP-binding cassette domain-containing protein translates to MISANNISLAFGGRKLFDEVNIKFVPGNCYGLIGANGAGKSTFIKILSGDIEAQTGTIDMGPGERLSVLKQDHFAFDEHQVLKTVLMGNQKLYGIMTEKDAIYMKEDFSDEDGVKAAELEAEFAELNGWEAESEAAQLLAGLGIGTDMHDKFMKDLTGSEKVKVLLAQSLFGQPDVLLLDEPTNHLDIKAIQWLENFLLDFSNTVIVVSHDRHFLNKVCTHIADIDFGKISVYAGNYDFWRQASELAIQLRSDQRRKAEDKVAELKGFIQRFSANASKSKQATSRQKQLDKIKIGDLPISSRKYPYIHFQPTREAGKELLRVDGISKTIDGEKILDNISFTLNKGDKVIFLGDNDVAKTTLFQILMGEVEADQGSFEWGVTTTQAYFPSDNSSYFMDGKYSITDWLRQYSENKDESFVRGFLGKMLFSGEEALKKTNVLSGGEKVRCMLSKMMLSGANVLILDGPTNHLDLESITAVNEGLVKFTGTALFTSHDHEFIQTVANRIIDIDVKLVNDKYISYDEYLGLD, encoded by the coding sequence ATGATCAGTGCTAACAATATAAGTTTGGCCTTTGGTGGCAGAAAACTTTTTGATGAAGTAAATATTAAATTTGTCCCAGGAAATTGCTATGGTTTAATCGGAGCAAATGGGGCGGGTAAATCAACTTTTATCAAAATTCTTTCAGGAGATATTGAGGCCCAAACGGGGACTATTGATATGGGCCCTGGAGAGAGACTTTCTGTACTAAAGCAGGATCACTTTGCGTTTGATGAACATCAAGTTTTAAAAACTGTTCTGATGGGTAATCAAAAGCTTTATGGGATAATGACTGAGAAAGACGCGATCTATATGAAGGAAGACTTCAGTGATGAAGATGGTGTAAAAGCAGCTGAGCTTGAAGCAGAGTTTGCAGAACTAAATGGTTGGGAAGCCGAATCTGAGGCCGCACAACTACTTGCAGGTTTAGGTATTGGAACGGACATGCATGATAAGTTCATGAAAGACCTAACTGGTTCAGAAAAAGTAAAGGTACTTTTAGCACAATCTCTATTTGGACAACCTGACGTCTTATTACTAGATGAGCCTACCAACCACTTAGATATCAAAGCTATTCAATGGCTAGAGAACTTTCTTCTAGACTTTAGCAATACAGTTATTGTTGTTTCACACGATAGACACTTTTTAAATAAAGTGTGTACTCACATTGCTGATATTGATTTTGGAAAAATTAGTGTTTACGCTGGAAACTATGACTTCTGGAGACAAGCTTCTGAACTTGCAATTCAGCTAAGAAGTGACCAAAGAAGAAAGGCCGAAGATAAAGTTGCAGAGTTAAAAGGCTTTATCCAAAGATTTTCTGCCAACGCCTCTAAATCGAAACAAGCAACATCGAGACAAAAACAACTTGATAAAATTAAAATTGGAGATCTTCCAATTTCATCAAGAAAGTATCCATATATTCACTTTCAACCAACGAGAGAAGCAGGTAAAGAACTTCTTAGAGTTGACGGTATTAGCAAGACTATTGATGGAGAAAAAATTCTTGATAATATTTCGTTCACGTTAAATAAAGGTGATAAAGTTATTTTCCTTGGTGATAATGATGTGGCAAAAACGACACTTTTCCAAATTCTAATGGGTGAAGTTGAAGCCGACCAAGGTTCATTTGAATGGGGAGTAACTACAACTCAGGCCTACTTTCCAAGTGATAACTCTTCATACTTTATGGATGGTAAATACTCAATTACAGACTGGTTAAGACAATATTCTGAAAACAAGGATGAGTCTTTTGTTCGCGGTTTCTTAGGAAAAATGCTCTTTTCAGGTGAAGAGGCCCTAAAGAAAACAAATGTTCTCTCAGGTGGAGAGAAAGTGAGATGTATGCTCTCCAAGATGATGCTATCTGGAGCAAATGTTCTGATTCTTGATGGACCTACTAATCACCTCGATCTTGAAAGTATTACCGCTGTAAATGAGGGACTTGTTAAGTTCACAGGAACAGCACTATTTACTTCTCATGATCACGAATTTATTCAAACAGTTGCCAATAGAATTATTGATATCGACGTGAAGCTTGTAAATGATAAGTATATTTCATATGACGAGTACCTAGGGCTAGACTAG
- a CDS encoding FxsA family protein, with product MFSILLLLFTVVPAIEIYLLFSIGAQIGGINTLMVVIITGVVGASLAKSQGMAILANIQNDLNKGALPANQLIHGLLVFGGGLLLLTPGFMTDIMGLSMVFPGTRHILVLYLKTYFEKAIRNGNVQFSSFGSGGGFSYSHHSSSHKGFENLRSGPKEVEPGVFEAEFKEK from the coding sequence ATGTTTTCAATATTACTTTTACTTTTTACCGTTGTTCCGGCCATAGAGATATACCTACTATTTTCAATAGGTGCTCAGATAGGTGGAATTAATACATTAATGGTAGTCATAATCACAGGTGTTGTCGGAGCAAGCTTGGCCAAATCACAAGGAATGGCCATTCTAGCAAATATTCAAAATGATTTGAATAAAGGCGCGCTTCCTGCAAATCAACTTATCCACGGCCTTCTCGTTTTCGGTGGTGGTCTATTATTACTTACACCAGGATTTATGACTGACATCATGGGTCTTAGCATGGTCTTTCCGGGAACTCGTCACATTCTAGTGCTCTACCTAAAGACTTACTTCGAAAAAGCTATTCGAAATGGTAATGTTCAATTTTCAAGCTTTGGATCAGGTGGAGGCTTTAGCTATTCACACCATTCAAGCTCTCATAAAGGTTTTGAAAACCTCCGCTCTGGACCTAAAGAAGTTGAGCCTGGAGTTTTTGAAGCAGAGTTTAAAGAAAAATAA
- a CDS encoding YihY/virulence factor BrkB family protein produces MQSMENQQNKILVIGKNYESYSYKLTSAIVSKLLNGFFLFKKRKGEILAGATTFFAVLSLIPSLLLFISILGFVTGDVAQSKAIVLETLNSNIPHLAPWILKSISSIVEGQLNSSTSANLMNIAFLGYSLIGLVSAFMYGVRTIGKKEAKGGFIIEDIKSFSIGSIMTFFMGVLLIISNKTLFKMVFFSKAQSLPEVTSFLFDYQVVPVLLSLGFFTLFYRFSNGKKISYSNSFLGAVAFVGCFLAGKSGYWIYLNSSKSELAQNYGNFYTIVMAAVWIYYLVCSFFYGASISNLDEKELYTIKPVVGKQSKSDLPPELPSVAVKENTATEYFKKVS; encoded by the coding sequence ATGCAATCTATGGAAAATCAACAAAATAAGATACTTGTTATCGGTAAGAACTACGAAAGCTACAGCTATAAGCTAACTAGTGCCATTGTCTCTAAACTACTTAATGGATTCTTTCTCTTTAAAAAGAGAAAGGGTGAGATCCTAGCTGGAGCTACCACATTCTTTGCTGTGTTAAGTTTAATCCCATCACTATTATTATTTATATCAATTCTTGGATTTGTAACTGGTGATGTTGCTCAATCAAAGGCCATCGTTCTTGAAACGTTAAATTCTAATATTCCTCACCTTGCACCTTGGATTTTAAAGAGCATCTCCTCAATTGTAGAAGGTCAACTAAACTCTTCAACTTCTGCTAATCTGATGAATATAGCTTTTCTGGGCTATTCTCTTATTGGACTGGTTTCGGCCTTCATGTATGGCGTTCGAACTATTGGTAAAAAAGAAGCGAAGGGAGGGTTTATCATAGAGGATATAAAGTCTTTTTCGATTGGCTCAATTATGACGTTCTTTATGGGAGTTCTACTTATAATCTCTAATAAGACATTATTTAAAATGGTTTTTTTCTCAAAGGCGCAGAGTCTTCCGGAAGTGACTTCATTTCTATTTGATTATCAAGTTGTGCCTGTACTTCTTTCTCTTGGGTTCTTTACACTCTTTTATAGATTTTCAAACGGTAAGAAGATCTCGTACTCTAATTCTTTTTTAGGAGCAGTAGCATTTGTAGGGTGTTTCTTGGCCGGCAAATCTGGTTATTGGATTTATCTAAATTCTTCAAAGAGTGAATTGGCCCAGAACTATGGAAACTTCTATACTATTGTTATGGCGGCCGTTTGGATTTATTACTTAGTTTGTTCTTTCTTTTATGGAGCAAGTATTTCTAATCTTGATGAGAAAGAACTCTATACAATTAAACCTGTCGTTGGAAAGCAATCAAAGAGCGATCTTCCTCCTGAACTTCCAAGTGTGGCCGTTAAAGAGAACACGGCCACGGAATATTTTAAAAAGGTTTCTTAG
- a CDS encoding phospholipase D family protein — MKLQTIALSLLMLTGPLSSADENSALKYPFYQEQVASMQNSVSNEMMVSNSGIASLLLRLDMIKRAKKSIEVEYFIYNQDRAGRVLTQALVEAAKRGVKVRMLVDKSLPVFALDAHIAKELREVGVDLRFYNDASALQLSTAQFRSHRKLFVIDDIEAITGGRNIGDDYFDLSEHFNFLDRDLYVKGTIVKAMRESFDEYFKHKVTENPKTPEIPRKMSAGFRPERRRALKRQFEQRMKNFISAQKNAKAFLTQTQADRDLLEKVEEIARPILDSKKMYNCPQTTYAADVPGARFSKRIESDFTDKFRVLRKVFAQKIENVTSEIIVSSPYFIHNGHTKSLMNTLIDKNVDIEIYTNSLGSTDAIYVAANFYKDVFKWQEKGVVPYIHNGTWFPKHPTISEGVKKAKWGTHSKTQIYDNNEVMIGTYNVDNRSNFYNSEMALFCKGNPELTAEVRESIHERSRAGYKIIGDHESVDSKDIRTDVYGNPTGMSKFIMNAIAIPSILLKDLL, encoded by the coding sequence ATGAAATTGCAGACCATCGCACTCTCTCTATTAATGCTCACAGGACCATTGAGTTCAGCAGACGAAAACTCTGCTCTCAAATACCCTTTCTACCAAGAGCAAGTGGCATCTATGCAAAATAGTGTGAGCAATGAAATGATGGTTTCAAATAGTGGGATCGCCTCTCTTCTACTTCGTTTAGATATGATCAAAAGAGCGAAGAAAAGTATAGAAGTTGAATATTTTATTTATAATCAAGATAGGGCCGGAAGAGTTTTAACACAAGCACTTGTAGAGGCCGCAAAAAGAGGTGTAAAAGTCAGAATGTTGGTTGATAAATCTCTTCCTGTTTTCGCTCTTGATGCACATATTGCAAAAGAACTTAGAGAAGTCGGTGTCGATCTAAGATTTTATAACGATGCTTCTGCCCTACAGTTATCAACAGCTCAATTTAGATCACATAGAAAACTATTTGTTATTGATGATATTGAAGCGATAACAGGAGGAAGAAATATTGGAGATGATTACTTTGATCTTTCAGAACACTTCAACTTTCTCGATAGAGACCTATATGTAAAAGGGACTATTGTAAAAGCAATGAGAGAATCATTTGACGAATACTTTAAACATAAAGTAACTGAAAATCCTAAAACGCCAGAAATTCCTAGAAAAATGTCAGCAGGATTTAGACCAGAAAGAAGAAGAGCACTTAAGAGACAATTCGAACAAAGAATGAAAAACTTTATAAGTGCTCAGAAGAATGCAAAGGCATTTTTGACTCAAACCCAAGCAGACAGAGATCTACTAGAAAAGGTCGAAGAAATAGCTAGACCAATTCTTGACTCAAAGAAAATGTATAATTGCCCTCAAACAACTTATGCTGCAGATGTTCCAGGGGCCAGATTCTCTAAACGAATTGAAAGTGATTTTACTGATAAATTCAGAGTACTAAGAAAAGTTTTCGCTCAAAAAATTGAAAATGTAACCTCTGAAATAATCGTTTCTTCACCTTACTTTATTCATAATGGTCACACAAAGAGTCTTATGAATACTCTTATCGATAAGAATGTAGATATTGAAATCTACACTAATAGTCTTGGCTCTACAGACGCGATCTATGTGGCGGCAAACTTTTACAAAGATGTTTTTAAGTGGCAAGAAAAAGGTGTCGTACCATATATTCATAACGGAACATGGTTTCCGAAACACCCAACAATTTCAGAAGGTGTAAAGAAAGCAAAATGGGGAACTCATTCTAAGACACAAATCTATGATAATAACGAAGTTATGATTGGTACTTATAATGTAGATAATAGATCTAATTTTTATAACTCTGAGATGGCCCTTTTTTGTAAAGGTAATCCAGAATTAACTGCAGAAGTACGAGAAAGTATTCACGAAAGGTCTCGAGCCGGATATAAAATTATTGGTGACCATGAGTCCGTTGACTCTAAAGATATTAGAACAGATGTCTATGGAAATCCAACAGGAATGAGTAAGTTCATTATGAATGCAATTGCCATTCCTTCAATTCTTTTAAAAGATTTACTCTAA
- the ilvA gene encoding threonine ammonia-lyase — protein MVQFEDIQSAHDRIKDEIIRTPCTYSSTLSTIVDCKVFLKLENLQLTGAYKVRGALNRLSQLSDEEKLRGVIASSAGNHAQGVALAAKKLGIKATIVMPETTPLSKIQGTKKFGANVILHGLFYDDAYEKALEIQKKKKLTFIHPFNDDHIIAGQGTIGLEIHEDHPNLDVLVVPIGGGGLISGIAIALKKLNPKIRIIGVEAEQMAAMKTSVEQKKIVQIEKCKTIADGIAVTTVQENTFNIVSQLVDEIVTVSEVEMAHSIMKLLEIEKVLVEGAGAAAFSAVAHGKISDITGKKVGVVVSGGNIDINFLSKVLERGLSEDGRLVTLKIIVPDSPGIISDISSIVAKFGANIVDIYHNRTFSNTHLGETAVHFTLETKGHNHIKEITKAIKEHGLTVKKT, from the coding sequence ATGGTTCAATTTGAAGATATACAATCAGCCCACGATAGAATCAAAGACGAGATAATAAGAACGCCATGCACCTATTCTAGTACTCTTAGTACTATAGTAGATTGCAAAGTTTTCTTAAAGCTAGAGAATCTACAACTAACTGGCGCTTATAAAGTGAGAGGCGCACTTAATAGACTTTCTCAACTTAGTGATGAAGAAAAGTTACGAGGGGTAATTGCATCTTCGGCAGGAAACCACGCTCAAGGAGTGGCACTCGCGGCCAAGAAGTTAGGCATAAAAGCAACTATAGTTATGCCCGAAACAACTCCACTATCTAAAATACAAGGAACCAAGAAATTCGGAGCAAATGTCATTCTTCACGGTCTCTTCTATGATGATGCTTACGAGAAGGCCCTCGAAATACAAAAGAAGAAGAAGCTTACATTTATTCACCCTTTTAATGACGATCACATAATCGCGGGTCAGGGAACTATTGGCCTAGAGATTCATGAAGATCATCCTAACCTAGATGTTCTTGTCGTACCAATCGGCGGAGGTGGTCTCATCTCGGGTATTGCCATTGCATTAAAGAAGTTAAATCCAAAGATTAGAATCATTGGTGTAGAGGCCGAACAAATGGCGGCAATGAAAACCAGCGTAGAGCAAAAGAAGATAGTTCAGATCGAAAAGTGTAAAACAATCGCTGATGGTATTGCAGTAACGACAGTACAAGAAAATACATTCAATATTGTTTCACAACTTGTAGATGAAATTGTGACTGTCTCTGAGGTAGAGATGGCACACTCAATAATGAAACTCTTAGAAATTGAAAAAGTTCTTGTTGAAGGTGCAGGAGCCGCTGCATTTTCAGCAGTGGCCCATGGAAAGATTAGTGATATTACAGGTAAGAAAGTTGGCGTTGTCGTCTCTGGTGGAAATATCGATATTAACTTTCTATCAAAAGTTCTAGAAAGAGGTCTTTCCGAAGATGGAAGACTAGTCACTCTAAAAATAATAGTTCCAGACTCTCCTGGTATTATTTCTGATATATCTTCAATTGTTGCAAAGTTTGGTGCAAATATTGTCGATATTTATCATAATAGAACCTTCTCCAATACTCACTTGGGAGAGACAGCAGTTCATTTCACTTTAGAGACAAAGGGACATAATCATATTAAAGAAATTACCAAAGCTATTAAAGAGCATGGTCTAACAGTCAAAAAAACCTAA